The Cytobacillus oceanisediminis genomic interval GCTTGGCTTAATGGAGCAGTGGGCATTTGCCATAAAGCTGGACTGGCTTCCTACATCGGGAAGGGAAGAAGTAAGAAATCCGATTACGGCTATTACGAACATATATATGATTGATACCCTCCTGCAGGGAAGGATGGATCAATTCTGGGATGTTATCAGACACTTGATTCTGCCTGCATTTGCTCTAGCGACAATACCAATGGCGATTATTGCGAGAATAACACGCTCTACGATGCTTGAAGTAATGAGATCCGATTTTGTCAGAACAGCGAGGGCAAAAGGCTTAAGAATGTTCTGGGTCGTTTATAAGCACTCATTAAAGAATGCCATCATTCCAGTTCTTACGATTATCGGTCTTCAAATGGGATTATTGCTTGGAGGAGCGATTTTAACAGAAACGATTTTCAGCTGGCCGGGAATCGGACGTTATATTTATGAGGCTATCAATTATCGTGATTATCCTGTTATCCAGTCAGGCATACTTATCATTGCATTTATCTTTGTCATGATCAATCTAGTGGTGGACTTGCTGTATGCAGCAATCG includes:
- a CDS encoding ABC transporter permease, encoding MLSYTLKRLFSLIPVLLGLSLIVFFMIRAIPGNPAQIILGQLATKEAVEELTKQLGLDQPWYLQYFTYLGGLFTGDLGESLRTKTEISQEIWPYLAATIELTFVAMLIAVFIGVNAGIISAWYQNSWFDYVAMVLALIGVSMPIFWLGLMEQWAFAIKLDWLPTSGREEVRNPITAITNIYMIDTLLQGRMDQFWDVIRHLILPAFALATIPMAIIARITRSTMLEVMRSDFVRTARAKGLRMFWVVYKHSLKNAIIPVLTIIGLQMGLLLGGAILTETIFSWPGIGRYIYEAINYRDYPVIQSGILIIAFIFVMINLVVDLLYAAIDPRIKYN